The genomic window acccaaaatcctgaaatcggttataaaccccaaaatcggccgaaaacccaaaaatcgactataaacccatttttcggctgatattagggtttattgttgatttttgggttttcggacaatttttcgtttttcggtcgatttttcggtttatagtcaattttttgggttttggcTGATTTTAGATTTTCActcgattttttgggtttaggctcgatttttggtttttcgactgattttttgggtttttggccgattttagagtttatagtcgattttaggtttttcagccgatttatggtttttgaccgattttgGATTTTTTCCGCCGATTTTGGATTTTTGAccgattttgggtttttcggctaattttttggatttagggtcgattttattaaaataaataaaattaaataaaggaaATTCGattacattacccaaacaaagaattttacgaTTGATGGAATTgcaacactttatccaaacactaaaatttgaaaatcaagggaattcaattgaatcaattgaattgtctagtatttaaaatcccttgaatttctagaatccctcatccaaacacactatTAGGCAATTTCTTCAGTTCAGAAAGAGCTTTATCAAATTGTACCATGGTTTTAAAATATGTCTCCGAAAGAATATCCACCAAATCAAATTGGAAATCATCCTTGAATAGCCTTAGCTTTTGCTGCAGAATCCCCTACACCATCATCAAAATCACCAGAAGTTTCCAAATTAACACCAATATCACCAGAATCCAGCTCAGGCTCTCTTTCTACAGCTTCAAAACTagctgaaggagcttccaaacCAATATCATGATGTCCATCTTCTTCTCTTTGCAAACCAGAATCCAGCTCAGGCTCTCTTTCTACAGCTTCAAAACTAGCTTCCAAATTAGGATCATGCTCTCCCTCTCCCTGCACATTATTTGAATGAGGTGAAGTAGCTTCAAAGTCATCACTTGAATTTTCAAAACCATTTGGAGATACCACTCTTAGAGGACACACTTTCAATGGAACATCAGTCGAAACTTCGACAGTCTACTTTGACATGCATTATTTGGGTTTCAGAAACTTCGACCATATTAAGTCATCACCCCATTTGCTCCTTTTATCCTAAATAGGACCGAGGACGAACTACGTGACCAaatttttgaagatttgattacCCTTCCGATTGGTCCACCCTCCAACGATCATGGTGCTGCCCCTGGCCTACTGTGGCGTGAGGTTTTGTTTTATACATGACCATCAGGGTATATAATCAAGAGAGTTTCAAGTTTTTAACAGATAGTGTGTAAATGATTTACCGTCTTCGACGCCCCAAATGAAAAATGAACAGACCAATATCTAGTTGATCACCTAATATTGATCAAGAAGTCACATCCTTATATCCTTCAacgaaaaacttttttttcattatcattCACATTCAGTATGACATCATGACAATAGAATTCTCAAtacataataaagaaacaatagattatagaatttaaacaaaatatgattatttagtgacaattgtttaaacaattgtttagcaaaatatgatgatttaatgactattttatttccttttgattAGATATATTCAATCATTATAGTGACTATTTGCTTCCATTAGTCCATACGTTTCTTTTCTTATGTAAACATATAATCggacagtttttttttaatataattgggcagttttttttttttgatatattaatGCATCATCACACATATAAATACAGGTATATGAAAAGTTGATCAATATGACAATAATGTAAGGAGAAATGATGTGACATTGTAAGTGAATGACATGActaaatgaaaaaatttcatTGGTGTAAGtagattagggtttagagaactAATAGGATAACTATCTAGGATAATATTCCATTTTGCACCGATGAACAATTTCAACTTTGACCTTTGCACCCGTCACACCCCTCAGAGAAtgttatgaaaaaatataatcacTACTTAGAATTTAGCACTTTCACTTAATTCTAGTAGAGGCTCAAGCACACGAGTATCGTATCTCAACAAACTTTCTCCTCTACCATTTGAAGGCTAAtgagaaaattcaaaattttatgggacttttttaaaaaagttgtcCCGTCTACTCCACATATCATATTTTGTCTAATGTTCACAAATATATTTGTCGTGTAATATATGAATCACGATTCAATGAAGGGGTTATATGTATATAATTGAAAATCAACATCATCATGCATCGTAtcatatagaaatagaaacaaagAAAATCCCAAGTATAAATGGAAGAGAGACGGTGCGGCGGATGTGAAAAACATTGCTTAAGTAATCTTTCGGTGGACAAATATAATGAAATGTCAATTGGTCTGTTGGCTTGCGCGTGTGTGCTAATGTTGTAGAAGATTGTGTAGGTGGTGAGTTTGAATCTTTGTTGTgacaaattttttacttttattttaagagaTCAATTCATAAGTTAATCTTAATATCATAATTAGGGGTGAACAACAAGCCGGTTTGGGTCGATTGGGCCCAAAACCTCAAACCGGCCCAATCCACGGGTGAGGAGTAGTGGCCCATATCGAACCAGTTTTGGGTCTCGGGTTAAACGGGTTCGGGTGAGGCGGGTAACGGGTCAGTCGGTTGGTTTGTTGCGGTTTGGGCAAGTTCtggcccaactttttttttttttttgtttaatgggcctttttttaaaaaaaaaatggatcactttcttttattaaaaatgacttactttatcttattttaattGACTTTTCATGCTACAAATTgggttcttttgtttttttttttttaccgtaaatttaaatgaaaattgtatttattattattatttttttatcaaaaatgaGAATTGCACTTAAAAATACAAATTGGaccttttttgttttcttgtacCATTTTAAGTGTGACCCAATTAAATTAAGCAATCCAAAATACAATCGGTAAACATATATAAtcaacaaattatatattaaaccTATAatctttgtaccaaaaaaaacctATAATCTACAATTCAAACCATAATTTAAATCCAACCAAGGTCCATCCATTAAAACACCCTGTAATTGTTATACTTGACTCtcacaattaataaatattacatCACTATACTGATTAAATTGGAATTTATGTATTTATGTCCCAAAATATGTGAAACTCTTTAATTCTCCCAAATGTGTCTCTTATTGATCTAGATATGCATGATTCCTGCGTGTGGAATTAACATGTTAGCAACATATTGCACAtgtgttaaatatcacattgaaCACATAACTAAGTAAACTAAATGGGTTAGAAAAACATAAGAATAACAAATCAACATTAGAAGCCTTACTTTTCGACTTTCACCACAGATTTGAAAACTGCAAAACCCCtcaatcaaaatataagcaataaTATTAGTAAAAGAGTAGATCCAAAACAAAAACGAAAAACTTAGGAACAAAAAACGGCGAAAACAAGAACGGAAGAGATGGAAAAGGATAACACTGTGAAGATGAGAGGATGATGGCGGTGAAAATGGTGTAAACGATGGTAGAGGTGGCTGTGTGAGAGGGGCGGCGGATCTCTCTCGCTGTGCTGCTATGGTTTGGCTTGTTTGTGATGTGAGTTGTAAACTGAAGTGAGTAGGTTGAAAGTAAAACGACATCGTTAGGTAAATATGTGTAtaaacatgtatatatattaataataatataatattcaatGTCTTTGGGCAGTTCGGGGTGGGTACCCGTGGTTCCATTCTATTGAACCGATTCCGACTGCCATTAGTCAATTAAAACCGTGATTTGTACCTGCCGGCCCGTTTAACCAGTAGAACCCGACCCGGTTCGGTTTTCTTGGCCGATTTTTGGCGGATTAGGCCGGGCTTTCGGTTTTTGTCCACCCCTATCCCTGATAGCCTTAGCTTTTGCTGCAGAATCCCCTACACCATCATCAAAATCACCAGAAGTTTCCAAATTAACACCAATATCACCAGAATCCAGCTCAGACTCTCTTTCTACAGCTTCAAAACTagctgaaggagcttccaaacCAATACCATGATGTCCATCTCCTTCTCTTTGCAAACCAGAATCCAGCTCAGGATCTCTTTCTACAGCTTCAAAACTAGCTTCCAAATTAGGATATGCTCTCCCTCTCCCAGCACATTATTTGAATGATGTGAAGTAGCTTCAAAGCCGTCACTTGAATAGTCGACTATTAATAAGAGACgaagacaatctttaaagcatgttgggatatatcttctgtcgctagtgttttcacatggtcagttgtatgttgcaatttcaaaagttacttctagaaaatgattaaaaatattgatcattgaTGACGACAGTGatgatacgactaagactttgaatgtggtctataaggaagtcttaggtaatataacataattttctatgtatgaatattttttcaaaattattgttgaaataTCGTTTAATGTtcctcaacttttttcatataccttacattattggaattatcatatcttatttaatcattatatatcttacggCTAATCAGACTCGTGCACCgtacgggtcgatgttctagttggTACCAAATATAATACACAAGGGGCTTTAGTGTTTTACCCTTGTACTACAATAAGGACACTCGTAAAACATCTACTAACAAGGTTGAAGATAAATTAAGtatttatatgctaatattacatttatatattattaaaaaaaatactatcaaAACAAGTTAAATGAATattacatttttgtcaaataacatCTTATAATTAGTGACGGAGGTAGTATATAGTTTACTTTCATTCTGTACAATAATTAAACAACAGtaactaacaactaacaactaacaacaAATTCCAAGTTAGGATCTTCAACATGCAGCCAGAAATAAACAAAGAAGCTAAGATAAAGATAATGTATAGTGAAAACTAAAAGAGGAACAAAAACAGGTTCAACATAATAAACAATGAGACCAACACAACTAACATCataataatttcatttcattgaaTATGGATATAGTCATATAACTAAACTTATTAAATCAGAGGGAAACTCTCCACCAAATTATGGCATAAACATCATTCATTATTCTTCAGCATAGTGTTGATTCTCATTCTGAACACATAACAATCACTAGTATCATTGAAACTCATCAAATTTATAACAGTGTAAAGCTACAACTTGAGAACATTTATTTTGTCACAAATTAATACTACAATGGTAAAAGAAATCACAATCATCTAATATAATATCAAACACCTATCTTGTGTGGTGGTGAAGAATCAATAGAAGAATTTGGTTTCTTGATTGAGCATGATGATTTAAAAGCCTCAATTTGTGACTGACATTTAACATAATCTCCCTTGTTTTCTTCCAAGCACTTTTTTAATGCCTCAACATCACATGCTGAATTTATTTTCTTCACACTGCTAGTATTCTCCTCATTATGACCCATAAGTTCCAATTTAGTTACaatgaataaaaattctgcaTTTTAGATCACAAATTGCAATTAGGGTCAATCACAATAATAAAACcacatcaaaataataattaagaaaaagaaaattgaattttggaATTGAAAACATGAATGAATTGCAGTGAAGTTAGAATTTTTTTAGAGTGAAGGGAAAAGGGGTTTAATTTTAAGCTAATTGAATAAGCAAAATTTCGTACCGATGCTGCAATTGGAGATGAAGGTAAAGAGGGACTGTGTAAACCCTAACACCGCTCAAGGGGGAAGACGATGACTAGTTTATAATAAACTCGTTTTTCTATTTTCGTTGgtatttttattactttattcTTTATTGTTTAAAGATCAACAAGTAAACTACAAAATTACTCCGAGTTTGAGTTTGAACTCGGAACACTTCATTtatttaaggtgaattttttagCCATTGGACTAATTGACAAGAAAAACTATAAAATTACTCCGcctattatttttaaataggtATCTCCCTTTTTTAATATTCCAAATTAGTTATTTAGTTATAGTTTgtgtcaaatatttttcaagAGTTTAATTTGTAGGCGGTGTAAGTTTTCTTATAGATATATTCAATGATGTGTTGttacattatttaatgaatgtgacatgtatgtgtttttaaatataatacaTGATCTGTTAGTATATTACGGAGTATAATTGTATTATTTCGTTACCACAAaaataatctattaatatatgTTATCCGATCTATTTTGATAAAACtttgtaaaaagaaaagattGGATTGGAACCCAAgaaggacaaaaacaagatagCTTTTGTGGAAGTTATTTACGATTGAGCTTTATTAATCTGTAGCATAGCACCTGAACTCCTGAACTTGCTTGGGTGGTCGAACCCGCCCAACCCAACTAAGATGAACTAAACCTATAGACACATCTTTTTCCTTTTCGGAGGGTACTCCGAGCAGTGGGTACCTCGTAGGACCTCGACCCGCCTACCGGGGTTGAGAAGAGGGAGACAAGTAATGTAGGCTGTGGTAGCGGTAGCTCGACCAAAGCCGGTCAAAGAATGAAGAGTAGCCATAAGGCCCTTCCTTGTTATAGAAGCCTTTTAATATCAAGTGCGGGCTAGCTGCCTATTCCCATTGGCTTTCAAGCACTTTATTTTAGTACCCTAACGATAAGCTAATTCATTGAATTACAAAATGGCTAGTTGATTATAAGTTAATCAGGTGCGAATGATGTTCAAAATACATCATGTCAACAACTATAAAATATCCCACTTTTAAACAGAAAAAACCTGAGTTTAAGATGATTCAACTggaaaaatgttatattatacATTTTATTGAAGAAAGGATTGCATTTCTGGTAGCATCCTTTTAGCATTTCCAATTCTAGTGTCTGCAATATTGCTAGAACTCAATCTAAAAACTTGCCATGGCCAACATATACGTCTCACTTTACGACTATTACGTTCACGTTTCTCTGCTTCCTCAAGTTGTCTACTTAGCTCTTCAATCCGCCGACGAAGTTCAACTCCTCTACTATCAACTAGCTGCAAAGACTTCTCTGCCGCTTCCTGTGCTGCTATTGCAGTCATTGCTAGTTCTTCTTTAAGTCTTAATTTTCCATTGGATATGTCCAAAGCACCCTTTGTTTTTTGTAGTTCTTGTTTCAATGCAGCAACCTCGCGGAACATTCAAACATTATCAGTAACATATcactataaactataaactatagAGTATATAAAAACAAAGAGTTTAATGGATATGAGCCGATGGTAAAAAAGTCTTTACCATTTTGTCACGCTCTTCAATATCTTTCTTTCCGGCTTTAACTTCTAATTCACAAGCTTCTTTCCATCTAGCTACTTCTGCTTCTGCTTCTTTGCTTTCAATCAAAAACTCCTCTACCTTTTACATTcagataaagaaaaaaataaaactactgAGAATGACAAAATGACAGATTCTGTTAAGAAATGATTGTCACATTTATTGATCAAACTGGTGATTACATTTTGAGCCAAGATTCTTTCTCTATCTTCTAACTCTTTGATGTAGAGTTTATTTTCTTCAATCTCTTTGGTTTGTTTCTCTGTGAGACATTGGAGGCGCTCTGCGTCTGATCTGGCATGAAGTTCATAATAAATAATCCAAAACCAAGCAAGATCATGAACTCGACATACTTTTCAAATATGGTAGCAATGTATGAGTTCAACATAATTATATGGTAAAAGTACCTAGATTCTTCCAAAGATCGTCTCAATTGAGTGATTTCAAGACGCAGATTCTTCATCATCCTTTCCACTGTCGAGGCCTTAGAAAATTACCATAAATTTCAGAACAAACTAATCTTTACATGTGCAAGAATTCAACTACAAGTATCACATATAAGATGTTACAAAATGGCATTCATGCCACAAATCGTTAGTAGGTCTAGTGGTGATTGGCACTGGACTTGTATGGAGGACCATCGATTCGTACtcccgcaactgtgatcgagAGGGAGccggaaccacttgatgccaatactgacctccgaaccagaggcaatactggtggtgaaaaaaaatggCATTCATGCCTAATCTAGTAGGCAATACTTCTAACAATGCTAATGCTATCAGTGAAGTAATAAAGATGTATGTAAGAACTTCTATAATTTATGTATAGAATTAAGGAGATCTTACCAAACTAACAACTTCAACTTCATAATCACTGCCATCTGATTTGTTACCCTCAGAAGCACTTTCTGTTGATTGCTCATTACTATTTCCACCTCCCATCATGAACCCAAATCCAACTTTCTGCAATCCAAATTCAGCAAACTGCAAAAGGGGCTTTCTTTTATGATCATGTCCTTTAATTCTCTTCTCTAATGCTTCTTTCTCTAACAAAGCTACCCTAAGCAAGTTATTAATATCCCTATTCTCCTCAGTTAAACTTATCAAACTATTCTCCAACTCTCTCTTCTCCTTTTTCACTAACTCCTTATATTTTTCAACCTTTGTTTCTACCTCAAATGCAAGCCTTGAAATCAACCTTGCTTCTTCCAAAAACACCCTTGATTCATCACGTAATTCTGGTTCAACATAAACCATTTCTTTATCGAAAGTTTCATCTTTTTCTCCCTCTAACTCTAACCCTTCTTTTACTCTAGATAATGAATCCTTTATTGAAGTGAAGGACTCAAAAACCTTTAACATCAACTCATTTTTGTGTTCTTTCTCAACTGTTTCTTTGATGTCTTCTACTTGTTTTCCAACCATTACATCTTGTTTTTCTCTCAAAACTGTTTCAAAGTAAGGAACTTTATCAGAATGAAAAACATGGTCAGAATCAAAAACTTCAGTTGAGTAGGGTGAATTTAGATTTTTGAGTTTGGATTTTTCCATGTTGCATGTGGGtgtttgaggatttttatcaagaaaaaagaaacaaaataaagttaaaggaagagaaaaaaaaaagagttaagaAGTCAAAACTACCAGTCAACTTTGAAGTTTTGGCGGGGCTGATTGTATAGTTGGTTGGAACTAATGGCCAGCTTCGGCCTTAGATACAATAACAGTGATAACTAAATATTGGTGACTCTATGTTAATAGTTACATAAAAAATGGTTCAGTTCAGGGTCATCCAATTTCCCCTGCCCTGTCACTAGACCAGATAAATCACATGTAAAACAGTAGATGGTTAATTTATTTTGGGTTTCACCCccggtttaatctggttcgaggtcagttctgacatcaagtaatTTAGAGTAGTGATATTTGTACATCAATTTTTGGGACAACAAATTGGGACAACATTTTTTCCTTCTAGTTTTGTGGCAAAACCAATAAAGAGAAAGAAAGTAGGAGagagagtaaaaaaataatgagagtATGAAAGAGAAAGTTGTTTAAAAGTTGTTCAAAATTTGTTgtacaaatatcatttctcGTAATTTAGGTCCGTCCCGATCGAAGTTGCGTGAGATCGAACCATGGTCATCTCTATCaagtttagcgtcaatcaccactgaaccaactaacggtTGATAGTAGATGATTAATTTAAATCGCCATAAACTTGGCCAAAATATTATCCATCACTCCACTAACACACACCAAAAGTAAATGAAAATTTACAAATGTTTTTGTGTTTTCATGtactaaaaataagaaataataaCTTGTTTCTTAATGAACTCTACCACAAAATTAagactaaaaataaacaaagagtGAATCAAATGAACTTTGGCACTTTGCCATCAAcataagaattttattttttatctggATAAAAATTATCTACCACCACCGTAGAAtccaatttaaaaataaaacatcactttttttttgcaTGTTAAAGTCATTTGTGATTTGTCTATTTACTTTTAACTCTATATATGTTAATCAACTTAGTAATGTTCTCCCTTATCATTCAACAATAAACAAAATGACTGTTgtagttttaataaaaactttttatataacaaacaaattttcaagCACTTTCCTAAGTaaatccaaataattttttaagtttcATATTTTAATATCTTGTAAGGCAATGTTTGAACAATTCTACGAATATAAAAAAgtatatagtcaaaatcacaatgttttaaaaatatattaaattgtgAATTAATTGTTTGGTAATTACAATTAGTAGCAATTTgacaaattaaataaagaaaaatgataaaatatgcTTAAGGGTCACTTCCGTcaagatttatttttcaaattcatcaaataaTTAACACATTTAATCTATATTTTagaacaaatatataaatcatcttataaatttagaaaaaataattgcttatattttttttgttaatgccAAGTTTCGAACTAAGTACCTCTAGGTTGTAAAGTGACTCATCAACCAAGGGATTAACCATTATAAATTCACATACATACATAAGTGAGGAGCCGAAATTCAAATTGGAGGAACTACATgttaaagtttttttattttcttttggtcaagtagcctagtgactagaaaatcTATCTTAAAGATgaatgttagaaataatataaaactattgaTATGACtcgttttatattatttctaacagtgaataaatggagtgtccCGAATTCAAACCCGAGCTCCCGTGTCCTTGAGTTAAGCTcacataaatatttattttaaaagcctgcatccaatttttaaaaataaaatattgtgttTTATAATATTGAGTTTTGTTTTCACTACCACCTTGTCCAAACCAAAGACCATAATCCAAAATTTCAGAGTCGTTTCGTGGTTCACCAACGCACTAACCCAGTAGGACCCACACAACcgatataaaaacaaaattactaCATTGCTGTTGTTTTTTAGCTATAGCTTCCAATTCCATAAAAATCAATTACTTCTTCATCACTCCAAAATTCCACactctccctccctccctccacCGAGTCATCCACTCACTCACTCAGAACGATTCCAAAATCCCACCAGAGCTTTTCATTGGATCTGATGGGTAGCATCCAAGAACCAGTATCGCTTCCAGAAGAGCAACTCGAGGTTGTACAAAACGACACCGTTTACGTTGCGGTGGGAAATAACGCGGAGAAGAACCATAAACTATTGCATTGGGTAATTCAGAATTTCTCAGGGAAGAAAATTTGCCTTCTTCATATTTTGATACCCGACCTTGTCAATTCCTTCAGTGAGTCACTCTCAGACTCTCTTCAATTCTcccaatttattattatttcgttttttttaatctaatttttGTTGTTCCAAGTTTTTATGATCATCAAAACTATAATTTTTAGTGGAAATTTTGTTGGTGTTGTGGTTTAATCGATCAATTCTTTATTATGCTTGTTGGATTGAAATTGAATGGTTTCtaattttggataaacagcttaattaagcgcttatagca from Trifolium pratense cultivar HEN17-A07 linkage group LG1, ARS_RC_1.1, whole genome shotgun sequence includes these protein-coding regions:
- the LOC123894040 gene encoding uncharacterized protein At3g49055, whose amino-acid sequence is MEKSKLKNLNSPYSTEVFDSDHVFHSDKVPYFETVLREKQDVMVGKQVEDIKETVEKEHKNELMLKVFESFTSIKDSLSRVKEGLELEGEKDETFDKEMVYVEPELRDESRVFLEEARLISRLAFEVETKVEKYKELVKKEKRELENSLISLTEENRDINNLLRVALLEKEALEKRIKGHDHKRKPLLQFAEFGLQKVGFGFMMGGGNSNEQSTESASEGNKSDGSDYEVEVVSLASTVERMMKNLRLEITQLRRSLEESRSDAERLQCLTEKQTKEIEENKLYIKELEDRERILAQNVEEFLIESKEAEAEVARWKEACELEVKAGKKDIEERDKMVAALKQELQKTKGALDISNGKLRLKEELAMTAIAAQEAAEKSLQLVDSRGVELRRRIEELSRQLEEAEKRERNSRKVRRICWPWQVFRLSSSNIADTRIGNAKRMLPEMQSFLQ